The nucleotide window TGTAAGTCGGATGAGTTTTTGCTACTTTTTCATCCCGAAAATATACCCAGAGAAAAGCAAGAAAGCAGCCAAAATTGCATTGGAATTTTACAGAGAAAATTTGTCAACTCTGTAGTTTGGAGATTCAACCCAACAAGTAAAGGTCATCATCATATTCGATCAAATTGGATTTAATTGGTTAATTTGAGTGGATTGGATTGAGTTTTAAACACGAACTAGATTGGATTGATGTCAAACATATAACTATAGAAACTCAACTTTAACACActaatatatatgtaacaaTAGTGTTGTATGAAGAAAATTACTTCTCTTATTTCCACCATAACGTGATTAATAAGCAGCTCGAGTTAGTATTTATCTCGTGATGATACATCTAACTTAATAAACATGATTAACATTGATGAGTATTTCATAACTATCACGATACATCCGCGTAACCTAATTGACTTGTGATTGGTTTGTAGCTTAAGttgttaagagcatttatccTTGTATTTGATGTCCTAGATTCGATTCCTGCCTCCTCCAATAtgtttgtataatatatattgtaatttttattttttttaaatatggttTGGCGCATCAACGATTGAATTTAGACACCAACAATAGACCCTTGAACCCAACAAGTGCAACGATTTAGACAATATGACCACTTCCCTCTGGCATTAATCTGCAAGTTTAAACTATGCTAGATTCCGTTGACAAACATTATGACCAATTCCCTCCTGATGCTGGTCAACGGTGTGCCTATGTTGCGAAACCACTTGCCTGTGGCAAGTCCTCCAAAAACAAGTGATTGGCCAAGTTGATCCAGTCTCTGGCTAGAAGCTTGCACGTTATCCTTTCAGGGTCGGTTTGCTTCAATACAAGATTATCATGAAAACccaatcatttatttatttaataattgaatttggtggtgtcaattttcagaaagTTGTTCAAGGAATGAGACAGTGAATGAGACAAACTTCGATACTGCATGCAGTTTGCGTTAGTAGCATTTCTCTTAAAGCTAAGAGAAATGCTAGTAACATTCTTTCTaactttctcttttggacttttttttttttttgcttaacatgtgtcattcttcttacacttaaaataatgtcattaatacaaaggacccactagtgtagtggtttggagtatttactccctcaggcaaggtcctgggttcgagtcctagcatccgtgttgtgtgtgtgagtttaatatgatatcgcccctttcaataggaaaggacctcaaaaaaaaaaaataataatgtcattaatatattatacaagttAACTTTGGTTTGCCAACTTTActcttattaaatgtattcaatttattcaaaaaactttcacaactttcttaccattatttttttttaacgtcaattatttttttcaaaaaaatatctaattttttcaaaaaagaggaaatatctgtttttttttttaataataaaaatatctaAACCCTTTgtgtttaaaaataaaaatttaaaaaaaaaaactagacaTTTCCTCTTAAaagcatatattttctttaaaaaaataattgacgttagaaaaaaattaataagatggtaagaaagttcaaaaaaaaatttggataaattgaatacatttaataagggtaaacttggaaagcaaaagttagcttgtataatatattaatgacattgttttaagtgtaaggagaatgacacatgtcaagcaaagaagagagaaggtccaaaggagaaggttagagagaaggttgctagcattccccTATAGCTAATGGCTCCAACTATATTAGCCTAGTTATGGAGGTCGGTTTGTCTTTCTGTACAAATAATACatgttttgagaattttgaTAGTGTAGGCGTAGAGCCTTTTTCTTATCCGGATGTCGCAATATCCTTAAAATATATTCTATCTACACAAGttcaatatataaaaaaatttataaaaacttaCATTTTCTTCGAAGTGTTTAGAAAACTAAATGGGGAGGTGATAATTGATTCTTTTTCTCCGTAACATATTTCACGGATTTATTACTGAGATTTGTTTTGAGTAAATTAAAGACTTCAATTATATGAAAGTAACAAGTTGAGGACTTAtggtcaatttttttaaagttcgtCCAATTTGCTAGCAAAACATGTCACCCACACAATTACTTGTTGTGGattagtttttgtatttttccttttaaaactTTTGAACTGTTCAAAAATGTCACATGTTCTTATAAAAAGaatatacatgaaaaatttTGAATAGAAGTATCACCAGCTGACGTGATAATACCGtactatttaataatttttacacattctctctctccccattcATTTAATGCAAATGTTTATAtaacaaaaattccaaaagGTAATACTTGAGACGTTGATATTTATAACAAGCTTAGCTGTCCTGCATTTAAAATTTCCACTGTGCTAGGATGGCAAGTACTTGAGCTTGTTTCCAACAAAATCAGCAAGCATCTTTTGACATCGAGGGTAAAGCATCTATATTGTCACATGGGTGTAGGTCCCAGTGTTAGCTAGCTAGGAAATTATTGTAACTAGTTACCATTTTTTAGCATGGCAAGTACGCAATGAGtttgtttcttggaaaatcagcaagcaagcaagcagcttttggaaaattttgcAACCAAGGCTTTGATTTGATATTTGGTCTATGGTCTTGGTAGGTATAATTTCTGCGATATCAAATGGTTTTCACGTTTTGCCTCCAATTCCTACTAGTCAAAACTTGTTCAAATATCCAAAGGGCATGTCACGTACATTCCTCAATCagaattgattaattaattgtcAATTGCATGGTCATAGTCAATTTTTAAGTTGATTTGTATTGTACCCTCAGTTTTGTGGGCAAATACTACTCAATTATCCATGCTATTTagtgatttaatttttttcatttcctcGTATTTTTTGAAATGAGAAGAATTATAGGAGTATATAACATAGTTGAGCCAAATTACGTGTATTGATTGAATGGATTTGTCAATTGTGTTTGACAAATTACAAGATGCACGAGCAATTATTCTATtttaacaaaagtaaagaGGATCCTCTTTTCAAACTCATGCATATTTATTGGCGCTTtgacataataaaatattcataaaaaatgaaatacaatATGAAAATACATAAACTTTTGGAATGGTTTCTTCAAGCACGTCGTTGTGTGATTTTCACAGTTCTACGACATTGCTTTCTTCCTACCACTTTAACAAGCCAATCTGGTGTTCCATTAGAGAGTACAAGATATCCCACAGATATTCCAATTACCACCCTAGATGCATACCCCATCAACACTAGCTTCCAATCAAAACCATTCTCATGCTCCAAATCAACCTCTTGTTGGAATGACGATGGCGGTGATTGATGTGGTGCACTGCATGTTTTAGAAAGTGGCAATCCACACAATCCTGTATTTCCACTATATGAATCATTTTCAAATGTATCAAATTGCTTGCCATGAGGTATGGGCCCCACAAGTTGATTTTTTGAAACATTGAACTTCGATAGTGACGTCAAATTTGCCAGTTGCTCCGAAATTTCACCAACAAGTTTGTTTGAAGACAGATCTAACCATTCAAGATTGCGCATTTCTCCAAATGATGGTGGAATTGTACCTGTAAGCTCATTATGAGAAAAGTTAAGCCCCTTCAATGATTTAAGCTTACTAATTACACTTGAAATCTCTCCTCTGAAAGTGTTGTTTGAGAAATCAATAATTGTGAAGAACGTCAGGATCTTCTCCATTTCAATTTCGAAGCCTTTAATTGTCACTACCACAGTATCCTGATAGTAACCCTCTCCCATATATTTCAGTCCATGTTCTTGCGAGTTTATCACAGCCGTCAAGtgttcaaaatattttgttggCAAGAGACCGCTAAACCGATTGTTGGAGAGGTCTATGATATGCAATTTTTGGAATGGAAACTTAGTTTTTGGAATGCATATTTCACCATAGAATTTGTTAGACCTCAAGATAAGAACCTGCAACTTCGGAAGAGATTCTAGCCAATTTGGGAATGTgtcttgaattttgttgtttgCAAGGTCTAGAACTTCTAACTCTCTACATGTGAGCAAAGTTGGCGGCAACGACCCTTCCAACTGATTTTTATTAAGATCAAGATTTCTCAAAACGTTTCCCTCAGAAAATGTGTCTGGAATCATGccataaaatttattattCCGTAGATTCAAAACAGAGAGTCTCTGACTGAAATTCCCTATGCATTGATGAATTTTGCCACTCAATTTATTATTAGACAAATCAAGGATTTGAAGGCTACTCAGGCTGCAGATCGTTGGAGGTATCTCTCCAGTGAATTGATTGTTTGATATGAAAAAGTAATATGTGGAAGGTGATGGAATTGGAAGCTCTCCTTGGAGAGAATTGTTGCGAAGGTCAAGATACTGGAGATTTTTCCACCGAAGCGGTCCTACAGTGCCAGTCAAAGAGTTGTGAGAAAGATCCAAATAACTCAATGAATCTTTCCACAAATCCAATAACCATTTGGGAATGTTGGCTTGGATTCGGTTGTGGGAAAGGGATAACGTGTCCAACTTTGGTGCGGCCCTTAGAAAGTATGGGAACTCACTTATGTTGCAAGACGACAAATCTAGTAACTCAAGTTGAGGCAAGGTGTTGTTTCTCAAATGGTTGAAGCTCAAGGATAAATGATTAAAGGAAAGATTAAGAATTTGGAGTTTGGAAAACTTTTCAAACTCCACAGTGCCACTCAAGTTATTGGATGATAGATCAAGCCATCTAAGGTTCTCAAGTTCAAAGATTGATCTTGGAATCAGGCCATCCAGCTTGTTATCATTTAAAAGAAGCCCTGACAAAGAACGAGATTGGAACTCAATGATATTACCGCTGAGTTGGTTACTTCTAAGGTTTAACCACTCCAATGATGGCAAACTACCTAACCAAGATGGTATTGTTCCGTTGAGTTGGTTCTCATATAAATAGAGCTCGGTTAAGTGTCGAGGAATAGGACCCACCAGTTGTTGTTTTGAAAAATCATATAAAGAAGAGTTCGATGTCGAGTTGCTATACACTTCTGGAAACTGACCGACATAGTTATTGCCACCGAGATTTAAGGAAACAAGGCTCTCAAGGTTTAAAAAGAACGACCATGGGATTTGGCCACCAAAACTGTTAGACGAGAGGTCCAACCGCATGATTTGTGTGAGGTTACCAAGAAATGCAAGATATGATCCTACAAAACTGCAATTGCTGAGAGACAAATCTCTCAAAGACTTGAAATTTCTTGTCAGATGATGCCAATCTACTGAGATTCTTGTACGAGAGAGATCCAGCATCTCAAGGGGACTGCTCCAGTTAGACTCGGGGAAATAACCTGTGAGGTTATAGTTGTGGCCTAAATCTAGGAGTCGAAGATTTGGTCGTTGGAAAATGCTTTCTGGGAATTTTCCTTGCAAGTTGCACCAGGGAAGTTCAAGAATttccaaagaagaagacagaTTTTTGAAAGAATCAGGTATAACTGATGACATATCAACAGAGGCCAAATTAAGCTCCCGAAGATTGGTCAGGTTTTGAACAATTCTGTTAAAGCTAAGAGTATCAACATGTGTCACAACAAGATATGAAGATTGCGAGAGATTGAGTGAAACCAAGGTGGAAAGGTGGGAAATTTCGGAAGGTATTGGGCCACTGAAATTGGAGTAAGAGAGGTCAAGGTGAGTCATACTTACAAAGCCACCAAATTTGGACGAAATTGGGGAACCTCTGAAATCATTAGAAGAGAGGTCTAGCCTCTTGAGATGGCCGAGAGAGAATAAGCTGCTATTGGAATGGATATTGCCTTGAAGCCCACTGAAATGAAGGTTGAGACTGATCACACGACTAGTCATCTTTTCACAAGTGACTCCACTCCATGTGCAACAATCCTTGCCTTTCTGCCAAGAAATTGTACTATTAGAATAAAGAGTTGTTCCATTATATAATTCACGTTTAGAAGAGGTATCAATAGAAAAGGAGTTTTTGAATTGAAGCAAAGCGGAGCTGTCTTCAGGATGGCATAAATGCCctgaagaaagagaagaggaagagttAGCTGATGAACAAGTAGAGTTGAATTGACAAGTAGTAGAGAGCAGGAAGAGGAGGCAGAACCATGACAACCAACCCATCTTTCTTTAAAAATCTAAAGTATATAGTTATTGTGAGCAATTCTATACTGGATATGTTGATATTTATAACAagcttaatgaatagtaatttatCATCTTTAAAGATAATCAAGTATCATTGTGCCCATTGTAACGATTGGGTGTCCTCTTCACATAGTAGGTCCCAATTTGAAGTGCTGATTTCAAGCGTTGATTTGATATTTGGTCTTTGGTCTTTGGTCTTGGTAGGTATAATTTCTGCATGTTCAAATGGTTTTCACATGTTACCTCCAACTTCTACTAGTCAAAAGTTGTCCAAATATGATTCACATTCTGTGTGTAGACCAAATATGATTCACATTTGCCCCTAATTCTTCTCATCTCTATGCTTCTACTAACTTTGTCTCTGCCACTAAGCATTTGCTAGGCCTTAGGCCTTTTGTCCGAAAAAGCATTTGCAGCTTTGCCCCCTTCCTCACGCTCTCATCTGACCCTTAAGCATTTGATAGGCCCTAGGCCTTTAGTCCAATCTCTTTATGAACTTTCAGAGCAAattcataaacaaaaatttcttttatgaAAATCCATTATCTTTCTCTAGggctaaagaaaagaaaggagtcatcaacataaaagttaaaacaatGCTTTAGATAAAAtctaaataatataataattaaaccCTATATAAAGCTTGAAATCAAAGGGTTTCGGGAATGCTTGCTCTCTCTGGATgtggctgagagagagagagagagagagagagagagaagatggaGATTAGTCCTTTAGTCCAATCTGTGAATGAACTTTCAGAGAAAATTCAtagaccaaaagaaaaaaggtaccAACTTTTCTTTGTAGGAAATGATGGAACAACTTTAACGTTATCACTTGCACATGAAATGTTTATCACTCTAGCGTGTGCAAGTACGTGATGAGTTTGTTTCACGGAAAATcagcaagcaagcaagcagcttttggaaaattttgcaacctgttataaaactagaataatcagttgatgagaagtaccactgtaatattgggagtgggattatatttctctttgtagtgtttacactgacagaatttctcctcagatagactccactctttctcttctctctgactcccactctttctctttctctcttccgttctttctttcctcactcttTCTTATCTTCTATCTTCTCATTTCTTTCACTTTGCAGGTTGCCTATTTATATGCAGATTGGTGCAACTCTCGTGAGTGTGCAGTAAGAAAAAGTTGCCGACAAACTCTAcccaaagtctccaaatgaatagttagtgggctccacacaaaAATTTTACAGCACAACCAAGACTTTGATTTGATATTTGGTCTTTGGTCTTGGTAGTCAAAAGTTGTCTAAATATGATTCACATTTTGGGTGTAGACCAAATATGATTCACATTTGCCCTCTCCTTCACGCTGATTCTTCTCATCTCTCTGTGCTTCTGCTAACTTTGTCTCTGGCCCTAAGCATTCGGCAGGCCTTAGGCCTTTTGTCCAATCTATGAATCAACTTTCACAGCAAATTGATAcaggtaaaaaaataaaaaataaaaagcatttGCAGCTTTGCATTCTCATTTAGGATCACCTATAGAACTATATAGAAATTATAGCTAGTACATATGTCAATTGAAAATGGTTTTGAGATTAATTAGAAGTGCATGCTCTTCATATGTCTTTTGTTTGGCCTGGTTTCCTTCTCAGCCTCTGATGTTTTCTTTGGCTTCTTCGTCGTTTTTTCGTACAAGTTTggataaagagaaaaaattgtttggattttgaagAGGTATCAAAACTttcgttgtttgttttgttgctctttcttttccttttgggttGGTTGAgcgttcttttgtttttggctcAGCAATTTTACTCACTCCCTATCTTCTTCATATTAATAAATTGACCACCATATTCTGTCAATCTA belongs to Prunus persica cultivar Lovell chromosome G4, Prunus_persica_NCBIv2, whole genome shotgun sequence and includes:
- the LOC18780813 gene encoding LRR receptor-like serine/threonine-protein kinase GSO2 is translated as MTSRVISLNLHFSGLQGNIHSNSSLFSLGHLKRLDLSSNDFRGSPISSKFGGFVSMTHLDLSYSNFSGPIPSEISHLSTLVSLNLSQSSYLVVTHVDTLSFNRIVQNLTNLRELNLASVDMSSVIPDSFKNLSSSLEILELPWCNLQGKFPESIFQRPNLRLLDLGHNYNLTGYFPESNWSSPLEMLDLSRTRISVDWHHLTRNFKSLRDLSLSNCSFVGSYLAFLGNLTQIMRLDLSSNSFGGQIPWSFFLNLESLVSLNLGGNNYVGQFPEVYSNSTSNSSLYDFSKQQLVGPIPRHLTELYLYENQLNGTIPSWLGSLPSLEWLNLRSNQLSGNIIEFQSRSLSGLLLNDNKLDGLIPRSIFELENLRWLDLSSNNLSGTVEFEKFSKLQILNLSFNHLSLSFNHLRNNTLPQLELLDLSSCNISEFPYFLRAAPKLDTLSLSHNRIQANIPKWLLDLWKDSLSYLDLSHNSLTGTVGPLRWKNLQYLDLRNNSLQGELPIPSPSTYYFFISNNQFTGEIPPTICSLSSLQILDLSNNKLSGKIHQCIGNFSQRLSVLNLRNNKFYGMIPDTFSEGNVLRNLDLNKNQLEGSLPPTLLTCRELEVLDLANNKIQDTFPNWLESLPKLQVLILRSNKFYGEICIPKTKFPFQKLHIIDLSNNRFSGLLPTKYFEHLTAVINSQEHGLKYMGEGYYQDTVVVTIKGFEIEMEKILTFFTIIDFSNNTFRGEISSVISKLKSLKGLNFSHNELTGTIPPSFGEMRNLEWLDLSSNKLVGEISEQLANLTSLSKFNVSKNQLVGPIPHGKQFDTFENDSYSGNTGLCGLPLSKTCSAPHQSPPSSFQQEVDLEHENGFDWKLVLMGYASRVVIGISVGYLVLSNGTPDWLVKVVGRKQCRRTVKITQRRA